Within Chloroherpetonaceae bacterium, the genomic segment GTGAAGATACCTTCTCGCCGTTCTGCCAGCACTCGGTCAATTGTTTGGTCAATAGGCTGATAGACTTCTTTCGGCAAGACCGCTCCCACAAGGTCGGAAATCAGCAATGCTGTTTTCGGAGATTGAATCAAGCTCATCAAGCTGACAAAGAGCAAAATCGCTGGCACAATTGCCAGCGCAAGGTTATAGGCCATTTCCGCCGCCAATCCTAAGCAGTCGTCTTGATCCAGTTTTTTGACAAAGATTCTAGCAATGCGCAGCACTTTTTTCATTTCGCGCTCCCAGTTGGTGTTGCAAAGTTAGATGCTATGCTCCAAATACGAAACCTTCATTATTAAAGTTCTTTGACGTATCAAGCCACTGTGGCGCACTTGCCGCACCCAGTTTTAACGAAGATGTAACTTGCGATTGGCTGCATAATGTTGTAGTTTCACACACGCCGTTCAACTCTTGCAAACGCTAAACTGTAAAGACAGGAACTATGGAAACGCCCGCTAAAATGACTACCGTTACTGCCCAAGATTGGCAGAACCTGCGCACCCAGATTAATGAGCTTTTTGACATTACTCTGCGCTATGCCCAAATGGTCGCAAAGGAAGGCGATGCGATTTGGGATCGAGACCGCCCGAAGTTTTACAAACCTGCTCACCTTAGCATTGATGAAGCGATTGCTCAATACGAAGCGCAACTTGCTGAGTATGAAGCCGTCCGCCGCAAAGCATATCTAGACAATTACACCAAACTCAAAGCTGACAGTGTCGACCGCGTTGCAATGATTGAGGAGATTATCACCAAGATTGCCGCCTTGCACGGTATTGACTTCAAGCTCCCCATCATTCAGTAAGTGGCGTGCCGACATCTATATGCCACCTTGCGTGGGAGTTGCCCTACGTGTGTTTAACAAAAATTTAATGCGCAGGCTGCACTTTATAGTTCAGGCGAGCCAGCAGATGTGCGTATATTTGCGCGGCTTTTGAACCACTATTGCCAAGCGCAACGTTTTGCGCGCTTCTATGCAGGAGCGTCAAACCATTCGCTGTATTTCTATCAACACGCATCGTGGCAGAGGACCAAAACTTCCTTACCTTTTGGCACAAGCCTCTTTGGACGAAGCAGAGCGCATTGAGCTGCTGCATGATACCCGTGCTTACACTTACTTTATCGCCGAGTGGTTGCATCAACACCGCCACGAGTATGATGTGGTTGGTTTGCAGGAAGTCTTCAGCGGCATTTTAGGTTTCGGTGACCGGCTCTTTCGCAAATACCGCCAGCGTGACCACTATCGGCTTATTGCTGGCTACCGCTCTGTGATTGCGCATGGGGTGGGTTTTGCAGCGTTCCGCTATGAGAACTTACTCCTGTCGCAACTTCAAAAGATTGGACAAACGCAAATTAATTACCTCTTGCCTGGGCGCGTTGCATTTCTGGCGGCTTGTGGCTTTACGCTTGCGCCTTTTGTTTTCAATGGTCAGGTAGTTTGGATTGGCAACACGCACTTGCATCCGTTCAATCCACGCGATCGGCAAGACCAAGCGCGTAGCATTGCAGCTGAGGTCAAAAAACACGGTGATGTGCCGATTCTCTTTATGGGCGACTTTAACACCGTACCTCCCGGCTGCCGCCAGACCGGTTTCCCAGCTGGCGACAATGATGTCAATAGCTACAAGAATGACCGCACGTTCGAGATTCTTGCTGAAGCTGGCTTACAGATGGTGAAGCACGAAGATTCCGAAGCCTTCTACACCTACCCAACTGGCTTGCCCAACCGAACACTCGATTACATTCTTTTCTCTCATCACTGGGAAGTTGAGCGCTATGAGGTTATCAAGGAATTTACTTTCTCTGATCACTACCCTGTGTTCGGCGAATTTCGCCTGAAGGATTAAGTTTGCGCGCAAATCAACCACTGTGTCAGATGCACCTTTTATCTCATTTTTACACTTTTCTTTCTGCTGTAGCTCTTTTCTGCTTTCTTGGAATGAGCACTGCAGCACAGGCACAATCGCGTGCTGTGATTGCCGCAGTGGGCGACCTTATGTGCCATGAGCCGCAACTTAAAGAGGCTTACCATAATGGCACTTACTCTTTCGACACCTGCTACGCCTTGATTGCGCCCTTTCTCACAAAAGCAGATATTGCAACCGGCAATCTTGAAACGGTTCACGCTGGCAAAGCGCAAGTTTTTACAGGCTATCCTCGCTTCAACACGCCAGACGAATTTTCGCTAGCAGCGAAGCGTGCTGGCTTTAGCTTTCTCACCACCGCCAACAACCACGCTTACGACCGCAACACTATCGGCATTATCCGCACCCTTGATGTGCTAGATAGCTTGGGCATTCTCCACACTGGCACCAGTCGTAGCGACAGCCTTCGTGCAAAGCCTGCTTTGTTCAACATTCGCGGCATCAAGTTAGGCTGGCTGGCTTACACGACCTTTTCCAACGACACCATCCCTGCTTCACACCGTGCGATGCTCAATCTTTACGACACCACGCATATCAAGGCTGACATTTCATGGTTGCGCAGCTTGCCCGATAGCCTGCGTCCCGATAAGATTCTGCTTTCGCTACACTGGGGATATGAATACGAATTGATGCCCCGCGATTCTCAGCGTAAGATGGCGCGCTGGCTTTTCGAAGCAGGCGTAGATTATATTTTAGGCTCTCATCCACATGTAGTTCAGCCCACTGAGCGTGTGACGGTTTCCCGCAACGGCACGCCAACTGAGTGTTTCATCATTTACTCAATGGGAAATTTTCTCTCCAATCAGCGACAGTTGCCCCGACCGATGGGGATTATCGTCTATCTGACACTGGAAAAGGACTCAGCGGGCACGGTGCATCTTCGGAATACGGAGTATGTGCTCACCTATGTGCACCTTACAAAGCGTGCAGCTAAGGCCTCATCAGGCACACCACGCACGCGTGTGATTTTACCTTTGGCTGCATGGTGCAAGGGTGAAACAGCAAAGCTCTTGCCAGCCAGCGTAGTTACAGATATGCGCACGATGCAGCACGACATCGAAGCGCGGTTTCAGAAGTCCGATACACTCTTTAAACCCTTGCCCTATACTTTCCCTTGAAAGGCTTAGCTGGCTCTTAAAAACCTCCTTAACCTCTCCCTCTGGAAGGAGAGGGACTATGCTTGCTCCCCTCTCCCTTACAAGGAGAGGGGGCGGGGGTGAGGTGAGGCAGGTCGCAACCGCAAAAAGTGATTCAGGCAGCGAATAACGATAGCAGGCTTTGAGCTTACCAAGCATGCCCAGTCTCAGATGCGAGAACGCCGCATTGAGGCCGCTTGGATTGCCACAACGCTTGAAGCGCCAGAGCGGGTTGAAGTTCTTGCTGATTCAAGTGGAAATGTGCATTATCTCAAACGCATTGAAGCCTTTGAGCATCGGTGGCTGAGGGTGATTGTCAATCCGAATGCATCGCCACAATCACGCTCTTTTTTGATAGAAGGGTCAAATGAAACTCATCGTGCACAAAGACGATGCGCTGTATTTGCGCTTGGATGAGTCGGAAATTGTAGATTCGGAGGAAGTCAGTGATGGGATTATTCTCGACTACAATCGCAAGAGACAGGTAGTGGGCATTGAGATTTTGAGGGTGAGTGAGCGCAGCCCTGATGCGCTTTGGCAGGTGCTGTTGGAGACGGTGTAACCTCACTGACCCTACCCTGTTTTTGCTTGTGAGCAAACTTTGTAAGGAGAGGAGTCGGGGGTGAGGTAGAAGTGCGTGCCAGTCCATTATTTTGTATCTTTGATTTTTTCAACGCTTTCATGCACCATTATGCGCATTCAATATCTATCACGGGGCGACAAAGCTACCCGCGCAGGCTTCGGTGAAGCGCTTTTGGAAATCGGCGCGCAAGATGAACGCATCGTGGCACTTTGCGCAGACTTAACTGAATCGCTCTATATGAAGAAGTTTGCACAAGCCTTTCCGCATCGCTTCTTCAATGCAGGGGTTGCCGAAGCGAATATGATTTCAATTGGCGCGGGATTAGCCCTCTCGGGCAAAATTCCTTTTGTGGGCACTTTTGCCAACTTCGCTGCAGGACGCAGTTTTGACCAAATTCGTCAGTCAGTTTGCTACTCGGAAACAAATGTCAAAATCTGTGCTTCGCACTCTGGGCTGACGCTGGGCGAAGATGGCGCCACGCATCAAATCTTGGAAGACCTTGCCCTGATGCGCTCTTTGCCGAATATGACGGTTGTCGTGCCGTGCGACTACAGCGAAACAAAGCGCGCTGTCTATGCGATTGCTCAGCACAAGGGGCCTGTTTATCTGCGCTTCAGCCGACCCGCATTGCCTGACTTCTCGCATGACTCCCCTCCTTTTGAAATTGGCAAAGCGATTGAACTTCAAAGTGGCAACGATGTGACTATTATTGCTTGCGGCGTGATGGTCTGGCGTGCACTTCAAGCGGCTGACCTACTTTGGGCAGAAGGCATTTCCGCCCGCGTGCTCAATATGCACACTATCAAACCGCTTGACGAGGTAGCGGTTCTCCAAGCTGCAAAGGAAACAGGGGCGATTGTAACGGCTGAGGAGCATCAAATCAACGGTGGGCTTGGTGATGCGGTTGCAAATGTCGTTGTGCGCCATTTTCCTGTGCCAATAGAAATGGTTGCAGTGATGGATAAATTCGGCGAGTCCGGCACTCCTGCTGAGCTGCTTGAAAAGTATGGACTTACGACTGCACAGATTGTAGAAAAGGCTAAGAAAGTTCTAAGACGCAAAACGACTTTGCCTCATGAGACGCCTGCTTAAATACCTCTGGGTGCTTCCGGCTACAGCGCTGGGCTTGCTTTTTGTGTCTCTTGCGCTCTGCTCAGGCGGACGTGTGCAGATTGTTCAGGGTGCGGTGGAGACCTGCGGCGGACTGGTTACGCTGTGGCTTAAACTCTGGTGTGCTACAGCTATGACTATTGGACATGTCATTCTCGGACAAACTCCTGAGGCACTTCGCGCTACTCGCCTACACGAGCATATTCACATTCAGCAATATGAACGACTCGGGATTTTTTTCATTCCCGCTTACTTCCTTGCCTCACTTTGGGCTCTGCTTTCTGGCAAGCACGCTTACTACGGCAATCCCTTCGAACAAGAAGCTTTCCAGAACAGCATCCTTCCTCCTTATGACTCTGACATCTTTAAGGCTGCTTCAAATGCTTCTTGATACTTTTTAAGGTAATGCTCAATCCGACTGCGCTTATACTGCACAATGAAACGCGGATGCTCCACAGGCAAAATATCCTCAAAGAACCGTTCCGTGTGATTGAGCGCCTTGAAGA encodes:
- a CDS encoding endonuclease/exonuclease/phosphatase family protein, with the translated sequence MQERQTIRCISINTHRGRGPKLPYLLAQASLDEAERIELLHDTRAYTYFIAEWLHQHRHEYDVVGLQEVFSGILGFGDRLFRKYRQRDHYRLIAGYRSVIAHGVGFAAFRYENLLLSQLQKIGQTQINYLLPGRVAFLAACGFTLAPFVFNGQVVWIGNTHLHPFNPRDRQDQARSIAAEVKKHGDVPILFMGDFNTVPPGCRQTGFPAGDNDVNSYKNDRTFEILAEAGLQMVKHEDSEAFYTYPTGLPNRTLDYILFSHHWEVERYEVIKEFTFSDHYPVFGEFRLKD
- a CDS encoding CapA family protein, with the protein product MSTAAQAQSRAVIAAVGDLMCHEPQLKEAYHNGTYSFDTCYALIAPFLTKADIATGNLETVHAGKAQVFTGYPRFNTPDEFSLAAKRAGFSFLTTANNHAYDRNTIGIIRTLDVLDSLGILHTGTSRSDSLRAKPALFNIRGIKLGWLAYTTFSNDTIPASHRAMLNLYDTTHIKADISWLRSLPDSLRPDKILLSLHWGYEYELMPRDSQRKMARWLFEAGVDYILGSHPHVVQPTERVTVSRNGTPTECFIIYSMGNFLSNQRQLPRPMGIIVYLTLEKDSAGTVHLRNTEYVLTYVHLTKRAAKASSGTPRTRVILPLAAWCKGETAKLLPASVVTDMRTMQHDIEARFQKSDTLFKPLPYTFP
- a CDS encoding DUF2283 domain-containing protein gives rise to the protein MKLIVHKDDALYLRLDESEIVDSEEVSDGIILDYNRKRQVVGIEILRVSERSPDALWQVLLETV
- a CDS encoding transketolase family protein — its product is MRIQYLSRGDKATRAGFGEALLEIGAQDERIVALCADLTESLYMKKFAQAFPHRFFNAGVAEANMISIGAGLALSGKIPFVGTFANFAAGRSFDQIRQSVCYSETNVKICASHSGLTLGEDGATHQILEDLALMRSLPNMTVVVPCDYSETKRAVYAIAQHKGPVYLRFSRPALPDFSHDSPPFEIGKAIELQSGNDVTIIACGVMVWRALQAADLLWAEGISARVLNMHTIKPLDEVAVLQAAKETGAIVTAEEHQINGGLGDAVANVVVRHFPVPIEMVAVMDKFGESGTPAELLEKYGLTTAQIVEKAKKVLRRKTTLPHETPA